A genomic segment from Polyangiaceae bacterium encodes:
- a CDS encoding SBBP repeat-containing protein: MRTRKNHRSVANRSSLGLMKKIGAMTGIVSACAAFLAGACGDAQPTNTTGAGGAGTSSSGDGGTGLEDFTTSSNTGSVSSSSSSSSSSSGAVPSCPTGDPTGGPTKVAAAFGDASVQTGAAVAFDKSGNILLAGSFAGSINLGGTTLNSAGMDDVFVAKFTPAGQLLWAKQFGDGQLQTASGIGADSNGNVYVTGSFKGSINFGGGALNANGNLFVDIFLAKLTSDGNHVWSQRYGDENVQNARGLSVDSAGNVIIVGSFQNSVNFGGANHTSAGAQDAFAAKYNSAGVYQWSRQFGDAADQYARAVWLDAMGNVYLAGDVAGSIDFGGGAMTATSKTSAFVAKLDSLGVAAWAKLSTGDAEGSAKANAVAVGPNGEVIVGGNFRGTFDLGGMPVTNPGTDDAFVTVLTAAGAHTFTKTFGDSESQTAMGVAMAPNGDVFVAGNFSGSIDFDTGMPTMSAGAFDGYVARLNSKGCPVWLRTYPGPGVQLTQAMAIDPTTGGVAVTGSFNGTADFGTGVLTAAGDDVFLLSVNP, translated from the coding sequence ATGCGCACTCGGAAAAATCACCGTTCGGTGGCCAATCGGTCGTCACTGGGTCTCATGAAAAAGATCGGCGCAATGACGGGCATCGTGTCGGCCTGTGCCGCGTTTTTGGCGGGAGCCTGTGGCGATGCTCAACCGACGAACACGACGGGTGCTGGTGGCGCGGGTACCTCATCGAGTGGTGATGGTGGCACGGGGCTCGAAGACTTCACGACCAGCAGCAACACTGGCAGCGTCTCGAGCAGCAGCAGCTCGAGCAGCAGTTCGTCGGGTGCTGTTCCAAGTTGCCCGACAGGCGATCCGACCGGTGGACCGACGAAGGTAGCGGCGGCGTTTGGCGATGCGAGCGTGCAGACGGGGGCCGCTGTTGCATTCGACAAGTCGGGCAACATCCTCCTCGCGGGATCATTTGCGGGCAGCATCAATTTGGGTGGAACGACGCTGAACAGCGCCGGCATGGACGATGTGTTCGTCGCAAAGTTCACGCCTGCAGGACAACTTTTGTGGGCAAAGCAGTTTGGCGATGGTCAGTTGCAGACGGCTTCGGGCATTGGAGCGGATTCCAATGGCAACGTGTACGTCACGGGAAGCTTCAAGGGCAGCATCAACTTCGGCGGGGGTGCTTTGAATGCAAACGGAAATCTCTTCGTCGATATTTTTCTCGCCAAACTCACGTCCGACGGAAACCACGTGTGGAGCCAGCGGTATGGCGACGAAAACGTGCAGAATGCGCGTGGTTTGTCCGTCGACTCCGCGGGCAACGTGATCATCGTGGGAAGCTTCCAGAATAGCGTCAATTTTGGTGGGGCAAACCATACGAGCGCGGGTGCGCAAGATGCGTTTGCGGCGAAGTACAACAGCGCGGGCGTGTATCAGTGGAGTCGTCAATTCGGCGATGCGGCGGATCAATACGCGCGCGCCGTGTGGCTCGATGCGATGGGCAACGTGTATCTTGCTGGTGACGTAGCGGGCTCGATCGACTTCGGCGGTGGCGCGATGACGGCGACGTCGAAAACGAGTGCGTTCGTCGCAAAGCTCGATTCGCTCGGCGTTGCGGCGTGGGCGAAGTTGAGCACCGGGGATGCGGAGGGCAGCGCGAAGGCGAACGCGGTGGCGGTTGGGCCGAACGGCGAAGTGATCGTGGGCGGCAACTTCCGCGGCACGTTCGACCTTGGAGGCATGCCCGTCACGAACCCCGGCACCGACGATGCGTTCGTCACGGTGTTGACTGCAGCGGGAGCGCATACGTTCACAAAGACGTTCGGCGATAGCGAATCGCAGACGGCGATGGGTGTTGCGATGGCACCGAACGGCGATGTGTTCGTCGCGGGGAATTTCTCGGGCTCGATCGACTTCGATACGGGCATGCCGACGATGAGCGCAGGGGCGTTCGACGGGTACGTGGCGCGTTTGAATTCGAAGGGTTGTCCCGTCTGGCTTCGCACGTACCCGGGTCCGGGTGTTCAACTGACGCAAGCGATGGCCATCGATCCGACGACGGGCGGCGTTGCGGTCACGGGATCCTTCAATGGAACGGCCGACTTCGGCACCGGCGTGCTCACGGCGGCCGGTGATGATGTTTTTCTCTTGTCTGTCAATCCTTGA